A window from Bacteroidota bacterium encodes these proteins:
- a CDS encoding phosphoribosylaminoimidazolesuccinocarboxamide synthase — protein MEKDRLLYEGKAKKLFSVRGYEDRVIQEFKDDATAFNGEKRGSWAHKGEVNNAMASALFTMLEKSGIHTHFIEKLSPIDMLIKKLEIVPLEVIVRNIAAGSFVKRYGVKEGMEFAQPTFEFSYKRDDLGDPLINDSHALAMGLATEDEIDHIRHTALKINDILKAFFHARGILLVDFKLEFGRTVGSSKREILLGDEISPDTCRFWDAKTRQKLDKDRFRQDLGGVEEAYAEMLRRVTEPVA, from the coding sequence ATGGAAAAGGATCGTCTACTCTACGAAGGCAAAGCCAAAAAGCTCTTCTCCGTTCGCGGTTATGAGGACCGCGTAATTCAGGAATTCAAGGATGACGCGACCGCCTTCAACGGCGAGAAGCGCGGAAGCTGGGCACATAAGGGCGAAGTGAACAACGCCATGGCGAGCGCCCTCTTTACCATGCTCGAGAAGAGCGGCATTCACACGCACTTCATCGAGAAGCTCTCGCCGATCGACATGCTGATCAAAAAGCTCGAGATCGTGCCGCTTGAAGTCATCGTGCGAAATATCGCGGCGGGCTCGTTCGTCAAACGATATGGCGTGAAGGAAGGAATGGAGTTCGCCCAACCGACTTTCGAATTCTCTTACAAGCGGGATGATCTTGGCGATCCACTCATCAACGATAGTCACGCGCTTGCGATGGGCCTTGCGACCGAGGACGAGATCGACCACATCCGCCATACCGCACTCAAGATCAACGACATTCTGAAGGCGTTCTTCCACGCTCGCGGAATATTGCTCGTAGATTTCAAGCTCGAGTTCGGTCGCACCGTAGGCAGTAGCAAACGCGAAATTCTTTTGGGCGATGAAATCTCTCCCGATACCTGCCGATTCTGGGACGCGAAGACCCGCCAGAAACTCGACAAAGACCGATTCCGTCAGGACCTGGGCGGCGTCGAAGAAGCCTACGCTGAAATGCTCCGCCGTGTGACCGAGCCTGTGGCGTAG
- a CDS encoding DUF4239 domain-containing protein — MEQLPVAVLGSVSIAVAVILALVGLALFHHFTKAEDLRASHDVTGFVYAVVGVIYAVILAFVVVVVWEQFNDAETYSETEAGHIGDLRRLAQAFPDSVQARLEGLTMDYVRSVVDREWITMQHGKEDSATYRKMVAMWQAYRSFRPRPEDEPYYQESLRQMSAFNDARRERILSSRAKVPKIMWVLLIGGGVIVVGFTFLFWPPKTWPQYVTVALLTATITMTLVLILSLDHAFAGDVKVHPDAFQYLIDQANVR, encoded by the coding sequence ATGGAACAACTTCCCGTTGCCGTTCTTGGATCGGTTTCGATTGCCGTGGCCGTTATTTTGGCTCTCGTTGGTCTTGCGCTCTTCCACCACTTCACCAAAGCGGAGGACCTTCGCGCCTCGCACGATGTCACCGGATTCGTCTATGCCGTCGTCGGCGTGATCTATGCGGTAATCCTTGCCTTTGTCGTCGTCGTGGTCTGGGAGCAGTTCAACGATGCCGAGACTTACAGTGAAACCGAGGCCGGCCACATTGGCGATCTTCGCCGGCTCGCGCAGGCGTTTCCCGATTCCGTGCAGGCCCGGCTGGAAGGACTCACGATGGATTACGTGCGCTCCGTCGTCGATCGTGAATGGATCACCATGCAGCATGGCAAGGAGGACTCCGCGACTTACCGGAAAATGGTCGCAATGTGGCAGGCGTACCGCTCGTTCCGACCCAGACCCGAGGATGAGCCCTATTATCAAGAATCGCTTCGACAGATGAGCGCGTTCAACGATGCACGACGCGAGCGCATTCTTTCGAGTCGCGCGAAGGTGCCGAAAATCATGTGGGTCCTTCTAATTGGCGGCGGTGTGATCGTAGTCGGATTCACATTCCTCTTTTGGCCACCAAAAACCTGGCCCCAGTATGTCACCGTCGCGCTTCTGACGGCCACGATCACGATGACGTTAGTTTTGATCCTCTCTCTGGATCATGCTTTCGCAGGCGATGTCAAAGTGCATCCCGACGCATTTCAATATCTGATCGATCAAGCGAACGTCCGTTAG
- a CDS encoding peptidase E yields MKSRLKNVVAFGGDSLQADPTNKLSAKFILGLTGKSRPRACFLPTASGDPQSYIQGFYARYSPDLCEATHLELFARTIKDLRSFLLAQDAIYVGGGNTANMLAIWRVHGVDKILREAYERGIVMCGTSAGSLCWFECGVTDSFSLDLDPLYDGLGFVNGSNCPHYNTEPNRVPQYHKFIQEGLPAGYAADDGAALHFIDGKFAEAVSSVAGARAFKVELADSAILETPIPVRYLGE; encoded by the coding sequence GTGAAATCCAGGCTCAAGAATGTTGTTGCGTTCGGCGGCGATTCGCTACAGGCCGATCCGACCAATAAACTATCCGCAAAATTCATACTCGGTCTGACCGGCAAGTCGCGACCGCGAGCCTGTTTTCTTCCGACCGCCAGCGGAGACCCGCAGTCATATATCCAAGGGTTCTACGCTCGGTACTCTCCGGATCTTTGCGAAGCGACTCATCTGGAGTTGTTTGCTCGCACCATTAAGGATCTTCGCTCCTTCCTGCTCGCGCAGGACGCTATTTATGTCGGTGGCGGCAACACCGCGAATATGCTCGCGATCTGGCGTGTCCATGGAGTGGATAAGATCCTGCGCGAAGCATATGAACGGGGCATCGTGATGTGCGGCACCAGCGCCGGATCGCTCTGCTGGTTCGAGTGTGGCGTGACCGATTCATTCAGTCTCGATCTCGATCCCCTGTATGATGGCCTCGGTTTTGTGAACGGCAGCAACTGTCCACACTACAACACCGAGCCAAACCGAGTGCCGCAGTATCACAAGTTCATTCAGGAAGGCCTTCCGGCCGGATACGCGGCCGACGATGGCGCCGCGCTGCACTTTATCGATGGTAAATTTGCCGAAGCGGTCAGTTCCGTTGCCGGTGCCAGAGCCTTCAAAGTCGAACTTGCAGACAGTGCTATTCTCGAGACGCCGATTCCGGTCCGCTATTTGGGGGAATAG
- the rlmD gene encoding 23S rRNA (uracil(1939)-C(5))-methyltransferase RlmD, whose product MKRPTNLRNSAVQSADTEIFMADTAPKQPAERLPKPERGARLELRTESLAFEGKAVARRPEDGYVVFIEGALGQERVVAEILKAKGNFAEAKLIDILEPSADRRAPICPYFGTCGGCALQHMTYPAQRSAKREQVRDLFRKIGKIDEPPVREAIAAESEFYYRNKMEFSFSDERWLSDEEIASGDVVDRFALGLHVRNRFDRVIDTEVCFLPKTVAVDVMNFTRQFAREHRIGVFDPDFGTSKEESLAGSTPDSAILIPSFLRFLVVKTSYSTGEVMVNLVTSRDDASIMETYTRELLAAAPSVTTVVNNVNMRRAQVAVGDFEKVYHGSGSITDRIGRATFRISANSFFQANTAQAERLYAVAAEFADLHADDTLWDLYCGTGTISLFVADRVKSVLGIELVQSAIADAESNAQANGIANVQFVASDLRKALTTPEFLSDHPRPSVMIIDPPRSGMHPDVIREILRLQPERIAYVSCNPATQARDVQLLAEGYDLLDLQPVDMFPQTFHIECVAKLRRNS is encoded by the coding sequence ATGAAACGACCAACAAATTTACGCAACTCCGCCGTTCAATCCGCGGATACTGAAATCTTCATGGCAGATACCGCGCCAAAGCAACCCGCCGAACGCCTTCCAAAACCGGAACGCGGAGCCCGATTGGAGCTCCGGACCGAATCGTTGGCCTTTGAAGGAAAGGCCGTAGCACGGCGGCCTGAGGATGGATATGTGGTTTTCATCGAAGGCGCTCTTGGCCAGGAGCGCGTTGTGGCCGAAATCCTGAAGGCCAAAGGGAATTTCGCCGAAGCGAAGCTCATCGACATTCTCGAACCCTCCGCGGACCGTCGCGCTCCCATCTGTCCATACTTCGGCACGTGCGGCGGCTGCGCATTGCAGCACATGACGTACCCGGCCCAGCGCTCGGCAAAGCGCGAACAGGTCCGCGATCTCTTCCGAAAGATTGGCAAGATTGATGAGCCGCCGGTCCGTGAAGCGATCGCGGCGGAATCGGAATTTTATTACCGTAACAAGATGGAGTTCTCGTTTTCGGATGAACGATGGCTCTCCGATGAAGAGATCGCAAGCGGCGATGTAGTCGACCGGTTCGCGCTCGGACTTCACGTCCGCAACCGATTCGATCGTGTGATCGATACCGAAGTCTGCTTTCTGCCGAAAACAGTCGCGGTAGATGTGATGAATTTTACGCGGCAATTTGCCAGAGAGCATCGCATCGGAGTCTTTGACCCGGACTTCGGAACGAGCAAAGAGGAATCGCTCGCTGGAAGTACTCCCGATTCTGCGATTCTTATCCCGAGTTTTCTGAGATTTTTGGTAGTAAAGACAAGCTATTCGACTGGCGAAGTCATGGTCAATCTCGTCACTAGCCGCGACGATGCCAGCATCATGGAGACCTATACCCGTGAGTTGCTCGCAGCAGCGCCATCCGTGACGACAGTAGTAAATAACGTGAACATGCGGCGCGCGCAAGTCGCGGTAGGAGATTTCGAGAAGGTCTATCACGGTTCAGGTTCGATCACCGACCGCATTGGCCGCGCCACGTTCCGCATTTCCGCCAACAGCTTCTTCCAGGCCAATACCGCGCAGGCGGAGCGGCTCTATGCCGTTGCAGCGGAGTTTGCAGATCTCCATGCGGATGATACACTCTGGGACTTATACTGCGGAACCGGCACGATCTCGCTGTTCGTCGCCGATCGAGTAAAGAGCGTCCTGGGCATCGAACTGGTGCAAAGCGCCATTGCGGACGCCGAATCGAATGCACAGGCAAATGGGATCGCGAATGTCCAGTTTGTCGCAAGCGATTTGCGGAAGGCCCTGACAACGCCGGAATTCCTATCGGATCATCCCCGACCGAGCGTGATGATCATCGATCCGCCCCGAAGCGGGATGCACCCCGATGTCATCCGCGAAATTCTTCGGCTTCAGCCGGAGCGGATCGCATACGTGAGCTGCAATCCTGCCACGCAAGCGCGCGATGTCCAATTACTCGCTGAAGGCTACGATCTACTCGATCTCCAGCCCGTCGATATGTTTCCGCAGACGTTCCACATCGAGTGCGTGGCTAAGCTACGGCGAAATTCATAA
- a CDS encoding DUF4139 domain-containing protein, which yields MKHLIWVFLSSFLATSSFAQQVDNRQSVALTVYNNDLGVVRDVRRFDLKQGTGEVRMTDVPSRIDPTTVKITDLAHPKDVDAIEQNYEYDLISQDKLLEKYIDKTITLTSTAGKRLTGTLLAVETGKLMIMTDSGIISLSGLTGYTLNMPQLGGLYTKPSLVWQMHAARTMTGEPLEVMYQTGGISWHAEYIAALADDDRSVDLTGWVSIDNKSGMSYPDAKLKLVAGAINRVQPPPISFHGSRGTANAITMNDVQFQEHGMFEYHVYDLGRQTTIGNNEVKQISLLSADKVAVEKQYTYEGGKSVAVTIALQNSEANHLGMPIPMGTVRVMKRDKDGSLEFVGEDHIEHTPRDEKITLHVGNAFDLTGERTVTNQQSLGPNANEETVEITLKNHKDEPVTIDAIENLGTNWEIAQSSMSYEKRDAYHIVFHVPVNSHGEEKITYTVRHRW from the coding sequence ATGAAGCATCTCATTTGGGTCTTCCTATCCTCGTTTCTCGCTACGTCCTCGTTCGCTCAGCAGGTGGACAATCGACAGTCGGTCGCGCTCACTGTTTATAATAACGATCTCGGTGTCGTGCGCGATGTTCGGCGATTCGATCTCAAGCAAGGCACCGGTGAAGTCCGCATGACGGATGTGCCAAGCCGCATCGATCCGACCACAGTGAAGATCACCGATCTTGCACATCCGAAGGATGTCGATGCCATCGAGCAGAACTACGAGTATGATCTCATCAGTCAGGATAAACTGCTCGAGAAGTATATCGACAAGACGATCACCCTGACATCCACAGCGGGCAAGAGACTAACCGGCACGCTGCTCGCCGTCGAGACCGGCAAGCTGATGATCATGACCGATTCCGGCATCATCTCGCTCTCGGGACTCACAGGCTACACACTGAACATGCCGCAACTTGGAGGACTCTACACCAAGCCGTCACTCGTTTGGCAAATGCACGCTGCTCGCACGATGACCGGCGAGCCGCTCGAAGTGATGTATCAGACTGGCGGCATTTCATGGCATGCCGAATACATCGCGGCGCTTGCTGACGATGATAGATCAGTCGATCTCACCGGATGGGTCTCGATTGACAATAAAAGCGGCATGTCGTATCCCGATGCGAAACTCAAACTCGTGGCCGGCGCGATAAACCGCGTGCAGCCTCCTCCCATCTCATTCCATGGTTCGCGAGGAACCGCAAATGCGATCACAATGAACGATGTTCAATTTCAGGAGCATGGTATGTTCGAGTATCACGTCTACGATCTCGGAAGGCAGACCACAATCGGCAACAATGAGGTAAAACAAATTTCACTACTGAGCGCGGATAAGGTTGCAGTTGAGAAGCAGTACACATACGAAGGCGGCAAGTCCGTTGCAGTTACGATTGCGCTGCAAAACTCGGAAGCCAATCATCTGGGAATGCCAATTCCAATGGGGACCGTCCGCGTGATGAAACGCGACAAAGATGGATCGCTCGAATTCGTTGGCGAAGATCACATCGAGCACACACCACGAGACGAAAAGATCACGCTCCACGTCGGGAATGCGTTCGATCTGACCGGCGAACGGACGGTCACAAATCAGCAAAGCTTAGGACCGAACGCTAACGAAGAGACGGTCGAGATTACGCTGAAGAACCACAAGGATGAACCGGTGACGATCGACGCCATCGAAAATCTCGGTACGAACTGGGAGATCGCACAGTCATCCATGAGTTACGAGAAGAGAGATGCATATCATATTGTCTTCCATGTGCCAGTGAACTCACATGGCGAGGAGAAGATCACTTACACGGTGCGGCACCGATGGTAA
- a CDS encoding MBL fold metallo-hydrolase gives MKVTLLGTGTSTGVPMIGCDCRTCRSEDSRDKRLRVSVLIEHDGKNILIDTSADFRQQMLSHGVTHLEAILYTHNHYDHIAGFDDIRAFQFLRRKAPPCYADEVTTNHIRRTFDYAFGAATQLGGGLPEVRFTIIDEQPFDVFGLRVIPVPLIHGRMSILGFRIGGFAYLTDCSEIPEASFALLEGLDTLILDGLRPKPHPTHFSIEEAVLQAGRIAPRITYLTHMNHDVLHEAVERELPPHVKLGFDGLAFEVTS, from the coding sequence ATGAAGGTCACGCTCTTAGGCACCGGTACCTCGACGGGTGTACCGATGATCGGCTGCGATTGCCGCACGTGCCGCTCAGAAGACTCTCGTGATAAACGGCTCCGTGTAAGCGTCCTTATCGAGCACGACGGCAAAAACATCCTCATCGATACCAGCGCCGACTTTCGCCAGCAGATGCTTTCGCATGGCGTAACACATCTCGAAGCAATTCTCTATACCCACAATCACTACGACCATATCGCGGGCTTCGACGATATTCGCGCGTTCCAGTTCTTAAGACGTAAAGCCCCGCCCTGCTATGCCGACGAGGTGACCACGAACCATATTCGCCGGACCTTTGACTACGCCTTCGGCGCCGCGACGCAATTGGGTGGCGGACTTCCAGAAGTCCGGTTCACAATCATCGACGAGCAACCATTCGACGTGTTTGGTCTACGTGTTATTCCCGTGCCTCTCATTCATGGCCGAATGTCCATTCTTGGATTTCGCATTGGCGGCTTCGCGTATCTCACCGATTGCAGCGAGATTCCGGAGGCGTCCTTCGCGCTGCTCGAGGGCTTGGATACACTCATCCTCGATGGCCTCCGGCCAAAGCCGCATCCGACCCACTTTTCCATTGAGGAAGCCGTGTTGCAGGCCGGACGGATCGCGCCGCGCATTACGTATCTCACCCACATGAATCACGATGTTCTGCACGAGGCGGTCGAGCGGGAGCTGCCTCCGCATGTCAAATTGGGATTTGATGGACTCGCATTTGAAGTAACGAGTTGA
- a CDS encoding HAD-IA family hydrolase — protein MIKSIVFDLDNTLVDFMAMKRQAIEAAIDAMLDAGLDLERADIRQRIDAIYKERGIEYQQVFDDLLFGVFQKLDHRILAAGVIAYRRAREAALKPYPHVTATLMQLLQRGIKLAVLTDAPSREAWLRLCHIGFHHIFGVAVTFDETGERKPSAKPFLKVLERVGTVPADALMVGDWAERDIAGAKAVGMQTAFARYGDVTGVIEHGADFDLHDITDLLAIVDRQNGK, from the coding sequence ATGATCAAGTCTATCGTTTTCGATCTCGATAACACGCTCGTCGATTTTATGGCAATGAAACGGCAGGCCATCGAGGCTGCCATTGACGCCATGCTCGATGCCGGACTCGATCTCGAACGTGCGGACATCCGTCAGCGGATCGATGCCATTTATAAAGAACGCGGCATCGAGTACCAGCAAGTCTTTGATGATCTCCTGTTTGGGGTCTTCCAGAAACTCGATCACCGGATTCTTGCTGCTGGTGTGATTGCCTATCGACGCGCGCGCGAGGCAGCACTCAAGCCGTATCCGCATGTGACCGCCACGCTTATGCAATTGCTGCAGCGGGGTATCAAACTCGCCGTGCTCACCGACGCTCCCAGCCGCGAAGCATGGCTACGACTCTGTCATATCGGGTTTCATCATATCTTTGGTGTCGCTGTCACATTTGATGAGACGGGTGAGCGCAAGCCATCGGCCAAACCATTTCTCAAAGTGCTTGAGCGCGTGGGGACTGTGCCCGCCGATGCCCTCATGGTCGGCGATTGGGCCGAGCGCGACATTGCCGGCGCCAAAGCCGTCGGCATGCAGACCGCCTTTGCCCGATATGGGGATGTGACCGGCGTCATCGAGCACGGCGCAGATTTCGATCTCCACGACATCACGGACCTCTTGGCGATCGTGGATCGCCAAAATGGCAAATGA